From a region of the Odocoileus virginianus isolate 20LAN1187 ecotype Illinois chromosome 1, Ovbor_1.2, whole genome shotgun sequence genome:
- the TBRG4 gene encoding FAST kinase domain-containing protein 4, giving the protein MAARLVRRCTCLLREATRLAPAVSPVSQLRLPQGTQKPLTSSATSPSSRLPGPLSELVEKEQVFAPYPGRQEVEQLIEKATQPEELLELLGGAHCLQQNHAALALIQLSRLLSEKPKDKATLIEDARFWQLLHLVNSQITVIWHGTLVKLLRSLYALGLPATSKELRSVEQEVRWRMRRLKYKHLAFLAESSATYMQEQGSQELLAELLVHLERRWAEIEDKRTVVAMMMKAGHLSESLMNRLEDKCLELVEQFGPEELRKVLVTLAAQNRRSVPLLRAISYHLVQKPFPLTKSILLDLAYAYGKLGFHQTQVFQRLAADLLPHTPSMTSSEVARCTKSFAFLKWLNLPLFEAFVQHVLDRAQSITLPHLCNMLLAFARVNFRPEREDPFFSLVHEKLGSELVGLEPVLQVDVVWALCVLQQVREAELQAVLRPEFHAQFLGGKSPKDQSTFQKLLHINATAQLEHPEYTGPLLPASALVPSPSALEQKMTPLQKELQETLKGLLGSADKGSFMVATQYGWVLDAEVLLDTEGQLLPLSDSGAPHLAPSGSQPLPPGAKRLAFLRWEFPNFNSRSKDLLGRFVLARRHLLAAGFLLVDVPYYEWMELKSEWQKSAYLKDKMRKAVAEELAK; this is encoded by the exons ATGGCCGCTCGGCTGGTGAGGCGATGCACGTGCCTCCTAAGGGAGGCCACCCGCCTGGCCCCTGCTGTGTCGCCCGTCAGCCAGCTGAGACTCCCCCAGGGAACCCAGAAGCCGCTGACTTCCTCAGCTACCTCGCCCAGCTCCCGCCTCCCAGGTCCCTTGTCAGAGCTTGTAGAGAAGGAACAGGTGTTTGCTCCCTATCCTGGGCGCCAGGAGGTGGAGCAGCTCATTGAGAAGGCCACCCAGCCCGAGGAGCTCCTGGAGCTCCTGGGGGGTGCTCACTGTCTGCAGCAGAACCATGCCGCCCTCGCGCTTATCCAGCTCTCTCGCCTACTCTCTGAGAAGCCAAAAGACAAAGCCACGCTCATAGAGGATGCTCGCTTTTGGCAACTTCTCCATCTTGTCAACAGCCAG ATAACTGTAATCTGGCATGGGACCCTTGTGAAGCTGCTCCGGAGCCTCTATGCGCTGGGGCTCCCCGCCACCTCCAAGGAGCTGCGGTCAGTGGAGCAGGAGGTCCGCTGGCGCATGCGCAGGCTCAAGTACAAGCATCTGGCCTTTCTGGCCGAGTCCAGCGCCACCTACATGCAGGAGCAAGGCTCCCAAGAGCTGCTGGCTGAGCTGCTTGTGCACCTCGAGCGGCGCTGGGCAGAAATTGAAGACAAACGCACGGTGGTGGCCATGATGATGAAAGCTGGGCATCTTTCGGAGTCTCTGATGAACCGCCTGGAAGACAAG TGCCTGGAGCTGGTGGAGCAGTTTGGCCCTGAGGAGCTGCGGAAGGTGCTGGTGACGTTGGCGGCTCAGAACCGGAGATCGGTGCCCTTGCTGCGGGCCATCTCTTACCACCTGGTCCAGAAGCCATTCCCGTTGACTAAAAGCATCCTCCTGGACCTGGCCTATGCCTATG GCAAACTCGGCTTCCACCAGACCCAGGTGTTCCAGCGCCTGGCAGCCGACTTACTGCCCCACACGCCAAGCATGACGTCCAGCGAGGTAGCCCGCTGCACCAAGTCCTTCGCCTTCCTTAAGTGGCTCAACCTGCCCCTGTTTGAGGCCTTCGTCCAG CACGTCCTCGACAGAGCCCAGAGCATCACTCTGCCACACCTGTGCAACATGCTGCTAGCTTTCGCCCGTGTGAACTTCCGTCCAGAGCGGGAGGATCCATTCTTCAGCCTG GTGCATGAGAAGCTGGGGTCAGAGCTGGTGGGCCTGGAGCCAGTCCTGCAGGTGGACGTGGTGTGGGCCCTGTGTGTGCTGCAGCAGGTGCGGGAGGCCGAGTTGCAGGCTGTGCTCCGCCCTGAATTTCACGCCCAGTTTCTAG GTGGCAAGTCCCCAAAGGATCAAAGCACCTTCCAGAAGCTGCTGCATATCAATGCCACTGCCCAGCTGGAGCACCCTGAGTACACGGGACCCCTTCTGCCTGCCTCAGCCTTGGTCCCCAGTCCCTCGGCCCTTGAACAGAAGATGACCCCATTGCagaaggagctgcaggagacgttgAAGGGGCTGCTGGGGAGTGCCGACAAGGGCAGCTTCATGGTGGCCACGCAGTATGGCTGGGTTCTGG ATGCTGAGGTACTGCTCGACACGGAGGGCCAGCTCCTGCCCCTGAGCGACTCTGGGGCCCCCCACCTCGCCCCCTCTGGCAGCCAGCCACTCCCCCCTGGGGCCAAGAG GCTAGCCTTCCTTCGCTGGGAGTTCCCCAACTTCAACAGCCGAAGCAAAGACTTGCTGGGGCGCTTTGTGCTGGCCCGGCGCCACCTGCTGGCCGCTGGCTTCCTGCTGGTCGAC GTCCCATACTATGAGTGGATGGAACTCAAGTCTGAATGGCAGAAGAGCGCCTATCTCAAGGACAAGATGCGCAAAGCCGTGGCAGAGGAGCTGGCCAAATGA